In the genome of Phlebotomus papatasi isolate M1 chromosome 2, Ppap_2.1, whole genome shotgun sequence, one region contains:
- the LOC129800412 gene encoding cuticle protein 19 encodes MAKQVCAVIFVALAMFGSCVLARPGYAHGYVDYYDHPKYAFNYGVADHVTGDVKSQHETRDGDVVKGQYSLVEPDGSVRTVDYTADPVNGFNAVVSKSAPAVHPHPVPVVHKAVHHAPVYASPAPVVVKHTAVVPHYGHYAGAAPLAHYADYDGHYDGHYYDNHHYY; translated from the exons ATGGCCAAACAAGTGTGTGCTGTGATCTTTGTGGCTCTGGCTATGTTTGGAAGTTGTGTTCTTGCACGTCCAGGATATGCCCATGGATATGTTGACTACTAC GATCATCCAAAGTACGCCTTCAACTATGGTGTTGCTGATCATGTGACGGGTGATGTGAAGAGTCAGCATGAAACACGTGATGGTGATGTCGTGAAAG GACAATACTCCCTTGTGGAACCCGATGGCTCAGTGCGAACTGTGGATTACACTGCTGATCCAGTCAATGGATTCAATGCTGTTGTGTCAAAATCTGCTCCAGCTGTCCACCCTCATCCCGTTCCAGTTGTCCACAAAGCTGTCCACCATGCTCCAGTCTATGCCTCCCCAGCTCCAGTTG TGGTGAAACATACCGCAGTTGTGCCCCACTATGGCCACTATGCTGGAGCTGCTCCTCTGGCTCACTACGCCGATTACGACGGACACTACGACGGTCACTACTACGATAACCATCATTACTACTGA